A single Panthera uncia isolate 11264 chromosome E2 unlocalized genomic scaffold, Puncia_PCG_1.0 HiC_scaffold_19, whole genome shotgun sequence DNA region contains:
- the NLRP12 gene encoding NACHT, LRR and PYD domains-containing protein 12 isoform X5: MLNDGLQGTSLLWASVSPKLEESPGGLACGGSDGGHVGVAHLVWTHSRLRLLSLGVHDAPMPRAPLSDSLCRLSAYLEELEAVELKKFKLYLGAMPEAEGVRIPWGKLEPAGPLDTAQLLVAHCGPAEAWPLALGLFQRINRRDLWERGQREDPVRDTPPDGSSSLESQSVCCLEVFPGTPRKDPRETYKDYVRRKFRLMQDRNARLGECVNLSRRYTRLLLVKEHSTPMWAQQKLLDTGWGQARAVGHQASLIQMETLFEPDEERPEPPRTVVLQGAAGMGKSMLAHKVMLDWADGKLFQGRFDYLFYINCREMNQSTSEQSARDLISSCWPEPSVPLQELVRVPERLLFIIDGFDELKPSFHHPQGPWCLCWEEKRPTELLLGSLLGKKLLPELSMIITTRPTALDKLQRLLEHPRHVEILGFSEAERREYCYKYFHNAEQAAQVFSFMRDNEPLFTLCFVPMVCWVVCTCLKQQLEDGGLLRQTSRTTTAVYLLYLLSLMQPKPGSPTLHPPANQRALCSLAADGVWNQKILFEEQDLRKHGLDGADVSSFLNMNIFQKDINCEKFYSFIHLSFQEFFAAMYYILGAGETGSSPEQSVTRLLAEYGFSGRSFLGLTVRFLFGLLNEETRSYLEKSLCWEVSPHVKLELLAWIQSKARSEGSTLQQGSLELFSCLYEIQEEEFIQQALSHFRVLVVGNITTKMEHVIASLCVKNCRNALTVRLQGAAYSPEEHDGGKWTSGPRALPAPSPETNMLPDAYSKQLAAALSTNPHLQELLLDRNALGSRGVRLLCEGLRHPSCKLQNLRLKRCCVAPSACRDLAAALMANQNLRRMDLSGNGLGLPGVKLLCQGLRHPRCRLQAIQLRKCELEAGTCQEIASVLSTNQHLVELDLAGNSLQDLGLRLLCQGLGHPVCGLRIL; encoded by the exons TCTCGCCTGCGGCGGATCAGACGGTGGGCATGTTGGAGTCGCACACCTCGTGTGGACACACTCCAGGCTCCGGCTGCTGTCCCTTGGGGTTCACGACGCCCCCATGCCCCGAGCCCCGCTTAGCGACAGCCTCTGTCGCCTCTCGGCCTACCTGGAAGAGCTGGAGGCCGTGGAGCTGAAGAAGTTCAAGCTGTACCTGGGCGCGATGCCAGAGGCTGAGGGGGTCAGGATCCCCTGGGGGAAGCTGGAGCCAGCGGGGCCCCTGGACACTGCACAGCTGCTGGTGGCTCACTGCGGGCCGGCCGAGGCCTGGCCACTGGCGCTGGGCCTCTTCCAGCGCATCAACCGGCGGGACCTgtgggagagaggacagagagaggacccGGTGAGGG ATACTCCACCTGATGGCTCATCCTCACTGGAGAGCCAGTCAGTATGTTGTCTGGAAGTCTTTCCTGGAACTCCAAGGAAAG ATCCCCGGGAAACCTACAAGGACTACGTCCGCAGGAAGTTTCGGCTGATGCAAGACCGAAATGCGCGCCTCGGGGAATGCGTCAACCTCAGCCGCAGGTACACCCGCCTCCTCCTGGTGAAGGAGCACTCAACTCCCATGTGGGCCCAGCAGAAGCTTTTGGACACAGGCTGGGGACAGGCAAGAGCCGTGGGGCACCAGGCCAGCCTCATCCAGATGGAGACCCTCTTTGAGCCGGACGAGGAGCGCCCCGAGCCCCCGCGCACTGTGGTCCTGCAGGGAGCGGCCGGGATGGGCAAGTCCATGCTGGCCCACAAGGTGATGCTCGACTGGGCCGACGGGAAGCTCTTCCAAGGCAGGTTTGATTATCTCTTCTACATCAACTGCAGGGAGATGAACCAGAGCACCTCGGAGCAGAGCGCCCGGGACCTCATCTCCAGCTGCTGGCCGGAGCCCAGCGTGCCCCTCCAGGAGCTTGTCCGAGTCCCCGAGCGCCTCCTGTTCATCATTGATGGCTTCGACGAGCTAAAACCCTCTTTCCACCACCCTCAGGGCCCCTGGTGCCTCTGCTGGGAGGAGAAACGGCCCACGGAGCTTCTCCTCGGCAGCCTGCTTGGGAAGAAGCTGCTGCCTGAGCTGTCCATGATCATCACCACCAGGCCCACGGCTCTGGACAAGCTCCAGCGCTTGCTGGAGCATCCCAGGCACGTGGAGATCCTGGGCTTCTCGGAGGCCGAGAGGCGGGAGTACTGCTACAAGTATTTCCACAATGCAGAGCAGGCCGCTCAAGTCTTCAGCTTCATGAGGGACAACGAGCCCCTGTTCACTCTGTGCTTTGTCCCCATGGTGTGCTGGGTCGTGTGCACCTGCCTCAAGCAGCAGCTGGAGGACGGGGGGCTCCTACGACAGACGTCCAGGACCACCACGGCCGTGTACCTGCTCTACCTCCTGAGTCTGATGCAGCCCAAGCCGGGGagccccaccctgcaccccccGGCCAACCAGAGGGCGCTGTGCTCTCTGGCGGCCGACGGCGTCTGGAACCAGAAGATCCTCTTCGAGGAGCAGGACCTCCGGAAGCATGGCCTCGATGGGGCAGATGTCTCCTCCTTCCTCAACATGAACATCTTCCAGAAGGACATCAACTGTGAAAAGTTCTACAGCTTCATCCACCTCAGCTTCCAGGAATTCTTTGCCGCCATGTACTACATCCTGGGCGCCGGGGAGACCGGGTCCAGCCCAGAGCAGAGCGTGACGAGGCTGTTGGCGGAGTACGGGTTTTCGGGAAGGAGCTTCTTGGGGCTCACCGTGCGCTTCCTGTTTGGCCTCCTGAACGAGGAGACGAGGAGCTACCTGGAGAAGAGTCTCTGCTGGGAGGTCTCGCCTCACGTCAAGCTGGAGCTGCTGGCCTGGATCCAAAGCAAAGCTCGGAGCGAGGGCTCCACCCTCCAGCAGGGCTCCCTGGAGCTCTTCAGCTGCCTGTACGAGATCCAGGAGGAGGAGTTTATCCAACAAGCCCTGAGCCACTTTCGAGTGCTCGTCGTCGGCAACATCACCACCAAGATGGAGCACGTGATTGCCTCCCTGTGCGTGAAAAACTGCAGGAACGCCCTGACCGTGCGCCTGCAGGGGGCTGCCTACAGCCCGGAAGAGCACGATGGCGGGAAATGGACTTCCGGGCCCCGGGCGCTACCCGCACCGTC ACCCGAGACGAACATGTTGCCAGATGCCTACAGCAAGCAGCTCGCTGCGGCTCTGAGCACGAATCCACATCTGCAGGAGCTGCTCTTGGACCGCAACGCCCTGGGCAGCCGGGGCGTGAGGCTGCTGTGTGAAGGGCTCAGACACCCCAGCTGCAAACTTCAGAACCTGAG GCTCAAGAGATGCTGTGTGGCTCCCTCTGCCTGCCGGGACCTCGCGGCCGCCCTGATGGCCAATCAGAATCTAAGAAGGATGGACCTGAGCGGCAATGGGCTCGGGCTGCCGGGTGTGAAGCTGCTGTGTCAGGGGCTCCGGCATCCCAGATGCAGGCTGCAGGCGATTCA